The genomic window GCGTCGGCCCGCTCCTGCGCCCGCTCGGCCCGCCACGCGCCCTCCAGCGCGTGCAAGCTGGCGAACGGCTCCGTGAGCTCGTAGCCCGTAATCTCGTCTTCCTCCACGTAGAGCGCCTGGAAGATGGCCTGGTTCATGAGCCGTCGTTGGTGGTCGTCGCTCTTGAGGTAGGTCGCCTGCGGGTCTTCCAGCAGCGTCACGGCCAGCTCGATAAGCCGGGCCGCGTCGCTCAAGGTGGCGTCAGTGTCGTCCAACCGGGCGCGCAGCTTGCGGCGCTGCGCCTCAATCTCCCGCAATTTGCCCTTGATCTTTTCCTTGGGCAGTTCCCCGTCCGCCGCCAGGTCGAGCAGGTTGTCCTCCTTCGCATCGAGGGCCGCGAGCTGCGCGCTGAGCTGCTGGTGCAGGAGGCGGGCACCCGCCTCCTTCTCCGCGATGGCCTCGTGCAGGTGCGCCCGCACCGTCGTCACGAACGCCGGAGCAAAGCGGATCGTGTCGTAGTGCGCTTCGACCAGTTCCTCCAGCTTCACCGCGTTGATGTGCGGTGTCATGCAGAACCCCGACTGCCGTCCCCGGCAGAAGAAGTAGAGGTACGTCGTCCCATGCCGGTTCGTCGTCTGCTGCATGATGAGGCGGCCTCGTTCACCCTTGGCCGCACACGCCCCGCAGAACAGCGACCCCTTGAGGTAGTGGTGGTGGACGCGACGGAGCTCGTGGGCGGCGGCCCGTGTTTCGATGATTTCTTGCACGCGGTCGAAGAGGTCCTCGTCGATGATGGCGTCGTGCCGGCCAGGGTGGATCTCGCCCTTGTAGACGACGTAGCCGAGGTAGTAGCGGTCACGCAGCACCTTGGACAGCGTCGTGATCGTCAGCGCCTGCGCCGAGTAGGCGGCGGTCGGCCGGGTGGTGAGGCCACGGTCGTACAGTTCGTCGGTGAGGTCGGCCAGCGTGTAGTCGCCGGTGGCGTACAGCTCGAACGCCTGGCGGATGAGCGGGCCGCGCTCCGGGTCAATGATGACCGTGCGGACTTCCCGGCCGTCGACTCGTTTGGCGGCGTTGAGGTACCCGATGGGCGCGCGGTTGACCGTGCCGCCGTTGCGGACCTTGTTGGCCATCTTGACCTTGATGTCCTCGCCGCTCATGCGGACTTGCAGCTCGTTGAAGATCGCCATGATGCCCTGCATGGCGTCGCCGAGGTAGCCGTCGCCGAAGTTCTCCTTGGCGGAGATGAGGGTGACGCCCATCTTGGCGAGCTGAGCCTTGGTGGCGAGTTCTTCCAGTGCGTTACGGAAGGCGCGGGACATCATGTAGACGATGACGTAGCGCACGGTGGGGCGCTGTTTGAGGTCGGCCATCATCTGTTGGAAGACCGGTCGCTTGTCGATGCTGGTGGCGCTGCGGCCGGGCTCCACGTACTCGTCTGCTACGGTGACGCCCATCGCGTCGGCTTTGGCCTGCGCGATGCGGCGCTGTGTCGGAATGGAGTTGCCCTCTGGGTCGAAGTCGGCGTCGGTGTCCATCTGCTTCTTAGACGACACGCGCAGGTAGAGGAACGCTTCTTCGACAGCGACCGGCTTGTCCTTCCCGCCGTTCGGGATGAGAGCGGCTGGAGTCGGACGCGCCGCAGCAGGCGGGTTGAGGTAGGCGCTTATCGGTGGTTTGTCGTTCATGGCGTTTCCCCTTTCTGGTTGTGCGCGGTTGTCGCGGCGATGACGTCGCGGCCGAACTGCGCGGCGAGCCCCTCCCATTGGCGGCTCGTAATGCCGCCCTGCCGGGTACGCAGCGGCCAGTCGATGATGCGTTTGAGTTCCCGTAGCAGCGCCACGATCTGGAGCTGTGGCGGGTCGCTATCACGGATATGGATGTGCCAGTGTCTTTGTGCCCAGAAGCTGAGGCTCGGCAGCGGCACGTCCGGGACGTACTCGATGCGGATGCTCGGGATGAGCGCGGGTAGCCGTTCGGGCAGGTCGTGCAGCGGCGCGGCAAGCGTCGTGAACAAGGTAGCCGCTTGGGCGCGAGCGACGCGTCGCAGGTCGTCCAGGCCAGTGATTGGCTCACGAGCAAGCGCGCGAAGCTGAGCGAGAACGCTGCGGGTGGGAACGGTGTCGTTTTTGGTTGTCATTGTGATTCCTCCTTTCCCACCCTGCTAGTTATCTTTCTGGTGGCGTAGTTTCGTCTTCGTGGTCGCGCGGCCCGTTGGGCTCGATGCCGTAGTCGTCGGCAGCGGAACTGCGCGGCCAGGAACCAGCCGACACCGAGCGACCGGGAGACGGCGAGGGCGTCGGCCAGCGACAGGGGCAAGTTCAAGAAGCGCGGGGCTTCGTCGACGTAGATCATTCCCGGGTGTGTGCTTGCCTTCGGGTCGTCGGCGCGTTCCTGGGTGGCCTGCCAGAGGTCGGCGATGACGAGTGAGCCGAGGAGCGAGGCCGTTCCCGGTCCGATGAGTCCCTCGTTGAGCGGTACCAGGACGACCTTGTTGTCCCGGAAGGTGTCGCGCAGCCGGAACCGGCTCTCCCGCTGATCTAGCATCCGGGTCAATGCCGGCCGGAGCAGGAATTGGCGCAGCTTGTTCAGTGGCGGGGCGATCACCGCTGCCTGTGCGCCGGGCGACTGCGCCTCGTACCAGGCCCAGAATCCGGCCAGTGCCATGTCGTCGTGGACGCGGCCGACCAGCGGGCGTCGGAACTGCGGATCGGTGAGCAGCCGGGGCAGGTCCAGGAGTGTCGCCGGGCGTGTGGCCGAGCTGGCGCGGGCCAGCGTCCGCAGGGACGCCGAGAAGGTGTCGGCGGTGCGCGGCCCCCAGCCGTCCGCGAACACCGCCTGGAAGACGGCCAGGATTCCGTCGACCACCACGTCGGGGTCGCGGCCGGTGACGTCGAGCGGGTTGAAGCCGACCGGCTGCGCCTCGGCGGCGTCCAGGATGACGACATCGTCAACGCGGTGGTCGGGGACGCGAACGAGGACGTCGTCAATGAGCTGTTTCTTGGGGTCCAAGACCGCGACGGGCCGCCCTGCCTCGATATCCGCCACGATGAGGTGCAGGAGCGCATTGGTCTTGCCGCTCCCGCTCGGTCCGTAGGCGACGGCGTGAAACGTCTGGTCGGTCGCGGAGATGCCGACCGTGCGGTCGTCGCCCGGTGCGGCACTTTGGGCGAAGACACGCGGTCCGGTGTGGACGCCATCCGCGGCCCGTAGCGGGCGCGGATGCAGCGGCGGCAGCCCCGGCAACTCGCCCTCCGGGTAGGGCCAGCCGAGCAGCACGGCCAGTTCATCGACCCCCAGATGCAGCGGCCATCGCCACGGCACCATCCCGAGATCGAGCCGTTTGGGTGCCTCGCGCACCAGGTCCAGCCGTACCCCGGCACTCTGCGCGGTCGCCAGCGCACCCATAAGGCCGAAGAGCAGCGCGCGGCGACGGTCACGATGACGACTGGCAATCCCAAGCCGGACGGTCGCCGCGAACCCGGCTTGCCCGAGCCGTCGCGCCATACGGGCACGGGTCTCAGTGCTGGCAGCGGATTGCCCCCTGCTGAGCAGCGACCACACCGACGAGGCCGGTTCCGCGGGCCGCCCGAGCATCCGGCGCGGCGCATGGGACGGACCGAGTACGACCTGGACGACGAGCGCCTCGGCCGCATGGAGCGGCACGGCCAGGTGCGAGAGCAATGCGCGCGTTGTCGCCTCGGGCGCGTCGGTCCGTAGCGGCAGGCCAGCCGGTCGCAGCCGGACGCGGGCTGCTGCTTGGACGGTGTCACGTCTTAGCGGGGACGCTCCCGTGACGAACTGCGTGCCAGGCATGGCCGCGCCGAGCTGACGGCGCAGCCGTGCCAAATCATCAGATCGGCTGCCCAGCAGGTACCGCACGCCAGCGGTATCCGCGCGGGCTTCGAGGACCAGCCGGGCCGAGCCTGCCGACGCCAGATGCGTCAGCCACTCGACCACCCGGTCCACAGCCAGCGGCCGAGGAAAGTGGAGCTCACCGAACACCAGACGGGTCGTGTCAGCCATCCCGGCCTTCTTTCGGTGCGGCCTGGGCGTCATCCGCTTCGTGGCGGTCCCGCCGCTTCTCGCCCTGCTGGGCTTCGTGGTCGGCCTGCGCCTGCCGCTCGGCTTCGGCTTGGGCCAGGCTGAGCAACGCCTGGCCGAGCTTGCGCATGTCGGGCGGGTCGCGGCGCACCCCTCGTACGCGGAACCGGCGCTCCTCACGCCGCTGCCGCTTGGTTGTTTTTCGTCTTCCCATCTCCAACCTCCTTTCTGGCTGTTGACATTTGTCAACGGTTGCCTCATCTATCTGTTGCGGAAAACGGCGAATCCGTCAACGATGTTTGTGTTTTCCACAACGTCTTTCTCTGAATACACATAACAGGGGTAGGCGTCACCATTGGGACTTTCTCCAGCGCACCACCGCCACGACGCACCACACCACTCCGGCGACTCCCGCCGCGCCGAGCAGCCACGGCACGACCAGCCGCAGATAGGTGATTGCAACGTTCAGGGCGACCGCCGAGCCAAGAACCAGCAAGCTGATCCGGAACAGCGTTTGGAACGGGTTGTGCCAGGGGTTCGGCTGTTCCCCCATCGTTCAGCCCTCCCGCTTCTTGGTGCGGTCGCTCGGCACCGGATATCCAGGAATAGAGAGGTCAGCGGAAATCTCGTTCCCCCAGACGAACCATGCTTTGTCGCTCGGTGGCCGACGCCGCGCGAACAGTTCGAGGTACGGGCCGGGCGTCAGGCGCTCGATAACGGCGAACTATTCCTCCGGTTTGTGGCTGTGCTCTTGCACTGGCGCGGGCATCCACGTCGGCTGGTTCCTGGCCAGCACATGCGCCCGGCCACGGGTTGCGAGCAGCAGGTGTTCACTGGCATTCCGCAAGTAGTGGCCGAGGCCAAGGCGGAACTTGATCCAGGTCAACGGTGACCGAACGGTAAAGCCCCAGGCTTCCGCAATGTCGTAGCCATCGCGCAGAGTGGCATTGGTACACCACAGCCAGAGAAAGGCGTCCTCTTCGGCGAGATCACTCACAGGCATCGCCTTTATCCGGTTCAGCGACATGAGCGGATAATGACGCGACGCCCCGCGCGTGCCATGTTGCATCACGTCCCACGGCGGGTCCGCGAGAATCGTCCTGAATTTCGACGGAACGCGTCGTTGGTTCGCTGGCTGCTTGTTCTCGTCCATGTGGGTGGTCCCTCCTTTCCCAGTCCCGGGACGCGTTTTGGTGTCCTCGGGTCTGGGTGTAGGTATGACGTGTCGTGACGTTCGGGGCAATCGTCGTTTCGCCCGAAGGTTCGCCCGAATATTCGTCCGGTGCGACGGTGCTGCGCCTCTTACTGGCGGGCTCGTTTTGGCGCGTGCTGTGGCCGAGTAATGCCGTTGTGGAATGCGCGACGGATTACGGCGGCTCGCCTGGTATCGCGCTGCCGGGCCGGTGGGTGGTGAGGCTGCGCAGCAGCGCCCGCGCGACCGCCCCCGGGCGGGCGTCGCGGGTAATGGGTGTGACGGAGATGGGTGAGGCGAAGCGGCTGGCGGGGACCGCGTTACCGAGGACGACCGCGTGGACGTCGCCGGGGAAGGCCGCCAGGTCGGTCATTGCCTTGGCCGGGTCGTCGTCCAGGAGGAGGAAGTCCGACAAGACGACCAAGGTCGTGGCGTGGTCGGGGTGGGCGTCGGCGAGGGCGGTGGCGCGGGTGAGGCTGGGGCCGAGGACGCTGCACCCCGCGTCGCCGTGCGGCAGGCGGAGTCCGGCGCGCAGGCGGGGCAGGTTGCGGCGCTGGAGCGGCAGCGGCGGAACGTCGCCGCGTGAGGGTGTGTCGAAGTGCAGCACCGCGCCGAGCTCGCGCCGCGTGCCGTGCCGGGCGACCAGGGAGAAGGCCGCGTCGACTTCGGCGAAGCGGTTGCTGGTCGGGTCGGTGCCGCCGGGCGTGACGACGGAGCCGGAGTTGTCGAACATCGCGATGAGCAAGGTCGGCGTAGTAGCGGGGTGTCCGGGGTGGCCGAGCGCTGAGGCGTGCAGCCCCGACGCCGCCGGCGGGCGTTGCGTCGGCGAGCCGAGCAGGCGGCTCGGGACCAGGACGCCGGGCAGACGACCGTGGCGGGTCATGCCGCCCCGCCTCGCCGTGTCCGCCGCCCGATGATCCCGCTGGTCTCACCGGCCGGGTAGCCGTG from Actinomadura rubteroloni includes these protein-coding regions:
- a CDS encoding recombinase family protein translates to MGGARRAVRPRRHRRDNRAQPERGNAMNDKPPISAYLNPPAAARPTPAALIPNGGKDKPVAVEEAFLYLRVSSKKQMDTDADFDPEGNSIPTQRRIAQAKADAMGVTVADEYVEPGRSATSIDKRPVFQQMMADLKQRPTVRYVIVYMMSRAFRNALEELATKAQLAKMGVTLISAKENFGDGYLGDAMQGIMAIFNELQVRMSGEDIKVKMANKVRNGGTVNRAPIGYLNAAKRVDGREVRTVIIDPERGPLIRQAFELYATGDYTLADLTDELYDRGLTTRPTAAYSAQALTITTLSKVLRDRYYLGYVVYKGEIHPGRHDAIIDEDLFDRVQEIIETRAAAHELRRVHHHYLKGSLFCGACAAKGERGRLIMQQTTNRHGTTYLYFFCRGRQSGFCMTPHINAVKLEELVEAHYDTIRFAPAFVTTVRAHLHEAIAEKEAGARLLHQQLSAQLAALDAKEDNLLDLAADGELPKEKIKGKLREIEAQRRKLRARLDDTDATLSDAARLIELAVTLLEDPQATYLKSDDHQRRLMNQAIFQALYVEEDEITGYELTEPFASLHALEGAWRAERAQERADALQNGTTADMGANAPENGNSALPEGEGAAWDLTLQELLGTRSDGGSSGSCLVGDTGIEPVTSTVSR
- a CDS encoding type IV secretory system conjugative DNA transfer family protein, with translation MADTTRLVFGELHFPRPLAVDRVVEWLTHLASAGSARLVLEARADTAGVRYLLGSRSDDLARLRRQLGAAMPGTQFVTGASPLRRDTVQAAARVRLRPAGLPLRTDAPEATTRALLSHLAVPLHAAEALVVQVVLGPSHAPRRMLGRPAEPASSVWSLLSRGQSAASTETRARMARRLGQAGFAATVRLGIASRHRDRRRALLFGLMGALATAQSAGVRLDLVREAPKRLDLGMVPWRWPLHLGVDELAVLLGWPYPEGELPGLPPLHPRPLRAADGVHTGPRVFAQSAAPGDDRTVGISATDQTFHAVAYGPSGSGKTNALLHLIVADIEAGRPVAVLDPKKQLIDDVLVRVPDHRVDDVVILDAAEAQPVGFNPLDVTGRDPDVVVDGILAVFQAVFADGWGPRTADTFSASLRTLARASSATRPATLLDLPRLLTDPQFRRPLVGRVHDDMALAGFWAWYEAQSPGAQAAVIAPPLNKLRQFLLRPALTRMLDQRESRFRLRDTFRDNKVVLVPLNEGLIGPGTASLLGSLVIADLWQATQERADDPKASTHPGMIYVDEAPRFLNLPLSLADALAVSRSLGVGWFLAAQFRCRRLRHRAQRAARPRRRNYATRKITSRVGKEESQ
- a CDS encoding MT-A70 family methyltransferase; translation: MDENKQPANQRRVPSKFRTILADPPWDVMQHGTRGASRHYPLMSLNRIKAMPVSDLAEEDAFLWLWCTNATLRDGYDIAEAWGFTVRSPLTWIKFRLGLGHYLRNASEHLLLATRGRAHVLARNQPTWMPAPVQEHSHKPEE